In a single window of the Diachasmimorpha longicaudata isolate KC_UGA_2023 chromosome 16, iyDiaLong2, whole genome shotgun sequence genome:
- the LOC135169955 gene encoding uncharacterized protein LOC135169955, with the protein MGDLNKSSETSSYFSSFLADDSENEEIVTDPIQVADDGGQQLASPSHPATDPSPEDVIQVEPSTSHVQPDSEAKSSAHEFLSTVDDLEKVLEVDDEPGKPGNESSELPDTSFETSETSADGYLSAMAELDKALESDDQMNKTETTDDSMVITDVPELSQEAVDMVISEDCNAEYDADDELNRSSDQLMPPPPVPERPIQIVEQLVIPEPTPDRPLAMAIPAKYVGVNVKKIFPKFRPNKSLRFLQLFDSINPKKNEYWDGVARKREEKNRITGDDTTDDENQEPRPGCSGWTMNYGPVPSADYIASDDEEKLLDISRVDQPVEPEPPSVPAWRHGPGKKWFDWMGVPESGEGFDYGMKLAPKEKSSEHEAGGSQDDDDKYPDDAFSMVSQLSWENDVIWDGSERRWKDKPAKTGYVGFVPSGAQRTIPLSQYRSPSFIHVHNQKLKEDAKNKAKDKDKDKDKAKDKDENKDKNKDKGKGKGKGKGKGKGKGKNNRQKSGKNQQNKKQNEEENQGEDQQNKEQDQGENKDEDQQNKDQNQGEDQQNQEENRGVDQQNNSQDQDKDQDQDENEDQQAINEPYDDTFYSLFTIDNEDLVYGDWEKDVIWDADNMERIPEPKIPTIYLDDPNVVWRIPDDEDSTKTTEKESPSKKVGNQPHMKKSKRFLSDMGIINVVPEEGPSLLPQVPVDDPFNISNDIYYMPRTVEARRDPNAIHHSLPVMELLPPFIPTHLTLDQRRNFHRPKLRRFRFGPLINPDPHPVQSLSLYILRQARRRAEMRTSLGDRNIFVMKTPEDLSGKDGDIVLVEFSEEHPPLMNQVGMCSKIKNYYKRNPDKHPDRPPRYKYGETVYAPTTPFLGVMTPGQSIQAIENNMYRAPIYEHEVPQTDFLVIRTRKQYYIREINGLFLAGQQCPLQEVPPPTSKKVVRFMKKFIQVFINGVFRNCRGAKQIQMEDLKRAFPGHSEAALRNQLAACAFYDRVYSNYLGYNHWMMTPGFPLPSRDQICEGITPEECCAYFSMLAGQQRLRDAGYDDKCCSTAGDDDDDDDDDDRGKDDEVLAAPWNTTRAYLEFKRGKCLLQVAGPADPTGCGQGISYVRISKKPSCNKEKYSTMPRGPVRGTPGDLRKLTTLEAQDILETFGLRTEDTKYMTRWELIDIIRTFSNVKTHIGEEDTIQFSQTSRIDAKAYSEIYKGAYQKVFQRENQMLSSAEVLSSDQGETTNDDSSDIEEISNYMKFLLARVQKAQQMTRRGRGSTMSRDERRQSEGSPQKGKRKYNDDDSQKSDSKEPKGKKRYSGDGDMQKDDGKDPEGKIKGRKQDDSPRPRGRDSTGSMKRKKDHDNEKSDDREPEEKRKYRGAEDIQQSGDGKESKGKTIAKEDVDTSKSESGEAEGKSKYKRDDNTQESDYDKERKGQTPTKKGDTQKSDSKDPKDKSKAKTDDHSQKSDSREPKVKTPVKKDGTERPDSKDPRVKTPDKKGDIQRSDSKDRKAKTPDKKGDTQRSDSKDRKFKTPDKKGDTQRPDFREPKVKSPVKKDGTQRSDSKDRKVKTPDKKGDTQKPDFREPKVKSPTKKGETLKPDSQDPKGKSKAQTDDHPLKPDSREPKGKSKSTTDDNTQKPDYDKEPKGKTPTKKDGTQRPDSKDLKVKTPDKKGDTQRSDSKDRKVKTPDKKGDTQKSDFREPKVKSPVKKDGTQRSDSKDRKVKTPVKKDGIERPDSKDPRVKTPDKKGDTQKSDFRESKVKTPVKKDGTQRPDSKESKVKTPDKKGDTQKPDCREPKVKSPTKKGDTQKPDFREPKVKTPVKKDGTQRPDSKDPKVKTPDKKGDTQRPHSKDPKVKTPEKKDGSQKPDSQDPKVKTPVKKDGTQRPDSKDPKVKTPVKKDGTQTPDSKDPKVKTADKKDGTQKPDSQDPKGKSKAQTDDHPPKSDFKKPRGTTPVKKVSTQPPDSKDPKAKSKAKTDDDTRKPHSKELTGKRKYKTDDDTPNSADDKQPKSKIQAKKDYHTQKPDAEDPKGKGKGANKDDTETSDDEKPKRKRKLQKVRRGTQGQSSKGRSIKTLKIHRTFRDGNGRTYTRVEIVRNPAVINKYVKLRTSHSQNFARLYSRLTDEQTKQMIRDKRRLKMEWRRSKKAKEANTSLASTADSNVSAIAPHDTSLHSSHVVSTSSLPSSSPSASESAPCRTPEGSPWKPSKRNAQSETKFKCGACGIVGHIRTNKVCPLHPRSINPSSAPMVLMKSAMMGKKKTTPRKARNVQIVDPGDVPPPVDPGNVQPVDPGNVQPVDPVNVQPVDPVNVQPPVDPENVQPVDPGNVQPVDPVNVQPPVDPENVQPLDPENVQPVDPENVQPVDPENVQPVDPGNVQPGYPGILEVILSSPMLKTPEKDCKRLRPIGLFRTSPPKPAEQKSPPPTPRPPLQPIRTPPDIEISFIFERILYELLDIPEARMFMNLDPATAAEYFAHLETPVTIDGIFRAVRHQKCQFRDDFLYYFEELAENTSLLYGDDSPAADTARTILDMCKQKLQENGRTLEKLEKLMDGTTGYNSQLLLSVILTLILDNKLKVSDEAWPFLEGGYGPFQHDDESIEKPLNLSEMSNKIVQHLYRSRFDFLEDMLNIRHKCAKYIGEESLFTTLADVLLEKCIKELHQYDLDLIPLEAELAEVTRRQELALLQASIGANDRTNEPARDTPRSPTQLNMKDVQEQYEQVLRRQSHQAISSIDQPGPSWRLTPAEISEKILATVVSNNDIEGAMITMADEGSSSGVIGNQGEQPVLAATDFDMSEFLNFARIAGERPTSGGGGDASIQPGGHQMPEDMPGPSNTQVSSVRDINQTDDDDD; encoded by the exons ATGGGCGATTTGAACAAATCCAGTGAGACCAGTTCATACTTCAGCAGTTTTCTAGCCGACGATAGCgaaaatgaggaaattgtCACAGATCCCATTCAGGTTGCGGATGATGGCGGTCAACAGTTGGCATCTCCCAGTCATCCAGCAACCGATCCCTCCCCAGAAGATGTTATCCAAGTTGAACCCAGCACATCACATGTCCAACCTGATTCTGAAGCCAAATCATCAGCACACGAGTTCCTGTCTACTGTCGATGACCTGGAAAAGGTCCTCGAGGTCGACGATGAGCCTGGAAAACCAGGGAATGAATCATCGGAGCTACCGGACACGAGTTTTGAAACTTCGGAAACATCTGCAGATGGTTATTTGTCGGCGATGGCTGAGCTGGACAAAGCCCTGGAGAGTGATGACCAGATGAATAAAACAGAAACCACTGATGACTCGATGGTGATAACTGATGTGCCAGAGCTATCGCAAGAGGCTGTCGACATGGTGATAAGTGAGGATTGCAATGCCGAATATGATGCAGATGATGAGTTGAATCGATCAAGTGATCAGTTGATGCCACCGCCTCCAGTACCCGAGCGACCGATTCAGATCGTTGAACAGCTGGTGATTCCTGAACCGACACCAGACAGGCCTCTGGCTATGGCGATTCCTGCGAAATATGTCGGTGTCaatgtcaaaaaaatatttccaaaatttcgTCCTAACAAATCTCTTAGATTCCTGCAATTATTCGATTCTATCaaccccaagaaaaatgaatACTGGGACGGGGTTGCCAGAAAaagagaggagaaaaatcGTATCACTGGTGATGACACAACCGATGATGAAAACCAGGAGCCCAGACCTGGATGCAGTGGTTGGACGATGAATTATGGCCCAGTTCCATCAGCCGATTATATTGCATCAGACGACGAAGAAAAATTGCTGGATATATCGAGGGTTGATCAGCCGGTAGAACCGGAACCACCGAGTGTACCTGCTTGGCGTCATGGACCAGGAAAAAAATGGTTCGACTGGATGGGTGTACCCGAATCTGGTGAGGGTTTTGATTATGGAATGAAACTCGCACCGAAAGAAAAGTCCTCCGAGCATGAAGCAGGAGGATCAcaagatgatgatgataaataTCCGGATGATGCTTTCTCGATGGTTTCTCAATTGTCGTgggaaaacgatgtcatctGGGATGGATCCGAGCGTAGGTGGAAGGACAAGCCCGCTAAAACGGGGTATGTAGGATTTGTGCCTAGCGGGGCTCAGAGAACTATTCCGCTATCTCAATATCGTTCACCATCTTTCATACATGTGCACAATCAAAAACTAAAAGAGGACGCTAAGAATAAAGCTAAGGATAAGGATAAGGATAAGGATAAAGCTAAGGATAAGGATGAGAATAAGGATAAGAATAAGGATAAGGGTAAGGGTAAGGGTAAGGGTAAGGGTAAAGGTAAAGGTAAAGGTAAAAATAACCGTCAGAAATCGGGCAAGAACCAGCAGAATAAAAAACAGAATGAGGAGGAAAATCAAGGCGAGGATCAGCAGAATAAGGAGCAAGATCAGGGTGAGAATAAGGACGAGGATCAGCAGAATAAGGATCAGAATCAAGGCGAGGATCAGCAGAATCAGGAGGAGAATCGAGGTGTGGATCAACAGAACAACAGTCAGGATCAGGATAAAGATCAGGATCAGGATGAGAATGAGGACCAGCAGGCTATAAATGAACCCTACGATGACACTTTCTACTCGCTATTTACAATCGACAATGAAGATCTTGTGTACGGAGATTGGGAGAAGGACGTCATCTGGGATGCTGACAACATGGAGAGAATCCCAGAGCCGAAAATCCCTACCATATATCTTGACGACCCAAACGTTGTCTGGAGAATTCCAGATGACGAGGATTCGACTAAGACCACTGAAAAGGAGAGCCCATCAAAGAAGGTGGGTAATCAGCCCCACATGAAGAAGAGCAAACGCTTCCTGAGCGACATGGGAATCATTAACGTTGTGCCCGAAGAGGGGCCTTCACTTTTGCCGCAAGTTCCTGTTGATGATCCCTTCAATATTTCTAACGATATTTACTACATGCCCAGAACGGTGGAGGCCCGGCGGGATCCCAACGCTATTCACCACAGTCTACCTGTAATGGAGCTTCTACCTCCCTTCATACCAACGCACCTGACACTGGACCAACGCAGGAACTTCCACAGACCCAAATTGAGGCGATTCAGATTCGGCCCTCTCATCAATCCGGATCCGCACCCTGTCCAGTCTCTGTCTCTGTACATATTACGACAGGCCAGGAGACGAGCTGAGATGAGAACGTCCCTCGGTGATCGCAACATCTTCGTCATGAAGACACCCGAAGATTTGAGTGGTAAAGATGGTGACATTGTACTTGTTGAATTCTCGGAGGAGCATCCACCGTTGATGAATCAGGTTGGCATgtgttcaaaaataaaaaattactataaACGAAATCCTGACAAACATCCAGATCGTCCTCCGCGGTATAAATACGGTGAGACTGTCTACGCCCCGACAACTCCATTTCTGGGGGTCATGACACCAGGACAGAGTATTCAGGCGATTGAAAATAACATGTACCGAGCACCAATTTACGAACACGAGGTACCTCAGACTGATTTTTTGGTAATTCGAACACGAAAGCAATACTATATAAGGGAAATCAATGGTTTGTTCCTGGCTGGGCAGCAGTGTCCACTTCAGGAAGTCCCTCCACCGACATCAAAGAAAGTTGTTAGATTTATGAAAAAGTTTATTCAAGTCTTCATCAATGGGGTTTTTCGAAATTGTCGAGGTGCTAAACAAATTCAAATGGAGGACCTTAAAAGGGCATTTCCAGGTCACAGTGAAGCTGCTCTCCGGAATCAACTAGCTGCATGTGCATTCTATGACAGGGTATACAGCAACTACTTGGGCTACAACCACTGGATGATGACCCCAGGTTTTCCCCTTCCCAGTAGAGACCAAATTTGCGAGGGTATCACACCGGAGGAGTGCTGTGCATATTTCAGCATGCTCGCTGGTCAGCAACGATTGAGAGACGCTGGCTATGATGACAAGTGCTGTTCAACTGCtggagatgatgatgatgatgatgatgatgatgacagAGGAAAGGATGATGAAGTCTTAGCAGCTCCTTGGAATACAACACGTGCCTACCTCGAATTTAAGCGGGGCAAGTGTTTACTCCAAGTGGCGGGTCCTGCTGATCCTACAGGATGCGGTCAGGGAATATCATACGTCAGGATATCGAAGAAGCCATCGTGCAATAAAGAGAAATACTCGACAATGCCGAGGGGTCCGGTTAGAGGTACTCCTGGTGATTTAAGAAAATTAACTACGTTGGAAGCGCAGGATATTCTTGAGACATTCGGTCTACGAACAGAGGACACAAAATATATGACACGTTGGGAGTTGATTGATATCATTCGAACTTTTTCAAATGTGAAAACACACATTGGTGAGGAAGACACGATTCAGTTCTCACAAACATCGAGAATCGATGCAAAAGCGTATAGTGAAATATATAAGGGGGCCTATCAGAAGGTCTTTCAGCGTGAAAATCAGATGCTGTCGTCTGCTGAAGTGTTGTCTAGTGATCAGGGAGAGACGACGAATGATGACAGTTCCGATATAGAAGAAATCAGTAATTATATGAAGTTTTTGTTGGCAAGGGTTCAGAAGGCGCAGCAGATGACGCGGAGAGGACGAGGGAGCACAATGTCCAGGGATGAACGCCGACAATCTGAAGGTAGTCCGCAAAAAGGGAAAAGGAAGTACAATGATGATGATTCTCAAAAATCTGATAGTAAGGAGCCGAAGGGGAAAAAGAGATACAGCGGAGACGGTGATATGCAAAAAGATGATGGTAAAGACCCGGAAGGGAAGATCAAAGGCAGGAAACAGGATGATAGTCCAAGGCCTCGTGGTAGGGACTCAACGGGCTCAATGAAACGCAAGAAGGATCATGATAACGAAAAATCTGATGATAGGGAGCCGGAAGAGAAAAGGAAGTACAGGGGAGCCGAGGATATTCAACAATCAGGTGATGGTAAAGAGTCAAAGGGCAAAACGATAGCCAAAGAAGATGTTGACACTTCAAAATCTGAGTCTGGGGAGGCGGAAGGTAAAAGCAAATACAAGAGAGACGACAATACTCAGGAATCTGATTATGATAAGGAGCGAAAGGGCCAAACTCCAACCAAGAAAGGCGATACACAAAAATCGGATTCCAAGGATCCAAAAGACAAATCGAAAGCGAAGACAGATGATCATAGTCAGAAATCTGATTCTAGGGAGCCAAAAGTTAAAACTCCAGTCAAGAAAGACGGTACAGAAAGACCTGATTCCAAGGATCCAAGAGTGAAAACTCCAGACAAGAAAGGCGATATACAAAGATCTGATTCCAAGGATCGAAAAGCTAAAACTCCAGACAAGAAAGGCGATACACAAAGATCTGATTCCAAGGATCGAAAATTTAAAACTCCAGACAAGAAAGGCGATACACAAAGACCTGATTTTAGGGAGCCAAAAGTTAAATCTCCTGTCAAGAAAGACGGTACACAAAGATCGGATTCCAAGGATCGAAAAGTTAAAACTCCAGACAAGAAAGGCGATACACAAAAACCTGATTTTAGGGAGCCAAAAGTTAAATCTCCAACCAAGAAAGGCGAAACACTAAAACCTGATTCCCAGGATCCAAAAGGCAAATCCAAAGCCCAGACAGATGATCATCCTCTAAAACCTGATTCTAGGGAGCCGAAAGGTAAAAGTAAATCCACGACAGACGACAATACTCAAAAACCTGATTATGATAAGGAGCCAAAGGGCAAGACTCCAACCAAGAAAGACGGTACACAAAGACCTGATTCCAAGGATCTAAAAGTTAAAACTCCAGACAAGAAAGGCGATACACAAAGATCTGATTCCAAGGATCGAAAAGTTAAAACTCCAGACAAGAAAGGCGATACACAAAAATCTGATTTTAGGGAGCCAAAAGTTAAATCTCCTGTCAAGAAAGACGGTACACAAAGATCTGATTCCAAGGATCGAAAAGTTAAAACTCCAGTCAAGAAAGACGGTATAGAAAGACCTGATTCCAAGGATCCAAGAGTGAAAACTCCAGACAAGAAAGGCGATACACAAAAATCTGATTTTAGGGAGTCAAAAGTTAAAACTCCAGTCAAGAAAGACGGGACACAAAGACCTGATTCTAAGGAGTCAAAAGTTAAAACTCCAGACAAGAAAGGCGATACACAAAAACCTGATTGTAGGGAGCCAAAAGTTAAATCTCCAACGAAGAAAGGCGACACACAAAAACCTGATTTTAGGGAGCCAAAAGTTAAAACTCCAGTCAAGAAAGACGGTACACAAAGGCCTGATTCCAAGGATCCAAAAGTTAAAACTCCAGACAAGAAAGGCGATACACAAAGACCTCATTCCAAGGATCCAAAAGTTAAAACTCCAGAAAAGAAAGACGGTTCACAAAAACCTGATTCCCAGGATCCAAAGGTTAAAACTCCAGTCAAAAAAGACGGTACACAAAGACCTGATTCCAAGGATCCAAAAGTTAAAACTCCAGTCAAAAAAGACGGTACACAAACACCTGATTCCAAGGATCCAAAAGTTAAAACTGCAGACAAGAAAGACGGTACACAAAAGCCTGATTCCCAGGATCCAAAAGGCAAATCGAAAGCCCAGACAGATGATCATCCTCCAAAATCTGACTTTAAGAAGCCAAGAGGTACAACTCCAGTCAAGAAAGTCAGTACACAACCACCTGATTCCAAGGATCCAAAAGCCAAATCGAAAGCGAAGACAGATGATGACACTCGAAAACCTCATTCTAAGGAGTTAACAGGCAAACGCAAATACAAAACAGACGACGATACACCAAACTCTGCTGACGATAAGCAGCCAAAGAGCAAAATTCAAGCCAAGAAGGATTATCACACCCAAAAACCTGATGCCGAGGATCCAAAAGGTAAAGGCAAAGGAGCCAACAAAGATGATACCGAGACGTCTGACGATGAGAAGCCAAAAAGAAAACGAAAACTCCAGAAAGTGCGGCGGGGAACGCAAGGTCAGTCCAGCAAAGGCCGATCAATCAAGACCTTGAAGATTCATCGTACATTCCGAGATGGCAATGGGAGGACATACACTCGGGTAGAAATAGTACGAAACCCCGCAGTTATCAACAAATACGTTAAGCTCAGGACTTCCCACAGTCAAAACTTCGCGAGACTTTATTCAAGACTCACTGACGAGCAGACGAAGCAGATGATCCGAGATAAGAGGAGACTCAAGATGGAGTGGAGACGTAGTAAAAAGGCCAAAGAAGCGAACACGTCACTGGCCAGTACTGCTGATAGCAATGTTTCGGCTATCGCCCCCCATGACACCAGTCTCCATAGCTCTCATGTTGTGTCCACCAGCAGTCTTCCATCAAGTTCTCCTTCCGCTTCTGAGAGTGCTCCATGTCGCACGCCTGAGGGGTCTCCATGGAAGCCTTCAAAGAGAAACGCACAATCAGAGACCAAGTTCAAATGTGGTGCTTGTGGGATTGTTGGTCATATCAGGACGAATAAGGTGTGTCCCCTTCATCCGCGAAGTATAAATCCTAGTTCAGCTCCGATGGTCTTGATGAAGTCGGCAATGATGGGGAAGAAGAAGACTACTCCGCGGAAAGCTAGGAATGTACAGATCGTCGATCCTGGGGATGTACCGCCGCCTGTTGATCCTGGGAATGTGCAGCCTGTCGATCCTGGGAATGTCCAGCCTGTTGATCCTGTGAATGTACAGCCTGTCGATCCTGTGAATGTACAGCCGCCTGTGGATCCTGAAAATGTCCAGCCTGTCGATCCTGGAAATGTCCAGCCTGTCGATCCTGTGAATGTACAGCCGCCTGTGGATCCTGAAAATGTCCAGCCTCTCGATCCTGAAAATGTCCAGCCTGTGGATCCTGAAAATGTACAGCCTGTGGATCCTGAAAATGTACAGCCTGTCGATCCTGGGAATGTCCAGCCCGGCTATCCTGGGATTCTGGAGGTCATATTATCTTCCCCAATGCTCAAG ACGCCCGAGAAAGACTGTAAACGTTTGCGCCCTATAGGATTATTCCGCACAAGTCCACCGAAACCGGCAGAACAAAAATCTCCTCCTCCTACTCCTCGTCCTCCTCTCCAGCCGATCCGCACTCCTCCAGATATCGAAATATCGTTCATCTTCGAGCGAATTTTATACGAACTCCTTGATATCCCCGAAGCTCGTATGTTCATGAACTTAGATCCAGCAACTGCTGCAGAATACTTCGCACATCTCGAAACTCCGGTTACTATCGACGGCATTTTTCGCGCAGTTCGACATCAAAAATGTCAATTCAGAGACGATTTCCTGTATTACTTTGAAGAACTTGCTGAGAATACCTCTTTGCTCTACGGTGATGACAGCCCTGCTGCGGATACTGCCAGGACAATTCTCGATATGTGTAAACAAaaactccaagaaaatggACGTACACTGGAGAAACTAGAAAAACTGATGGATGGAACTACAGGGTACAATAGCCAACTTTTACTATCAGTCATCCTCACGCTTATTCTCGATAACAAACTGAAAGTTTCCGACGAAGCCTGGCCCTTTCTCGAAGGGGGCTATGGACCTTTCCAGCACGACGACGAATCTATCGAAAAACCGCTGAACCTTTCGGAAATGAGTAACAAAATTGTACAACACTTATACAGAAGTCGTTTCGATTTCTTAGAAGATATGCTGAACATTCGACATAAATGTGCCAAGTACATAGGAGAAGAGTCTCTGTTCACGACACTTGCAGACGTTCTGTTGGAGAAATGTATAAAGGAATTGCATCAATATGATCTTGATCTCATTCCCCTGGAAGCTGAGCTGGCGGAAGTAACAAGAAGACAGGAACTAGCCTTGTTACAGGCTTCTATTGGTGCTAATGATAGAACTAATGAACCAGCACGTGACACTCCTAGGAGTCCAACTCAACTCAATATGAAAGACGTTCAGGAACAGTATGAGCAGGTGTTAAGAAGACAATCCCACCAAGCTATATCATCTATCGATCAGCCGGGACCTTCTTGGAGGTTGACGCCTGCTGAGATTAGTGAAAAGATCCTTGCGACGGTTGTATCTAATAATGACATTGAAGGAGCCATGATAACGATGGCTGATGAAGGATCCAGCTCGGGGGTTATTGGGAATCAGGGGGAACAACCAGTGCTGGCTGCGACTGATTTCGATATGTCGGAGTTTTTGAATTTTGCCCGAATAGCAGGGGAAAGACCGACCAGTGGTGGAGGTGGTGATGCTTCAATTCAGCCTGGAGGTCATCAAATGCCGGAGGATATGCCCGGACCGTCCAATACGCAGGTGTCAAGTGTGAGGGATATTAATCAaactgatgatgatgatgattag